From a region of the Hypanus sabinus isolate sHypSab1 chromosome 2, sHypSab1.hap1, whole genome shotgun sequence genome:
- the zbtb38 gene encoding zinc finger and BTB domain-containing protein 38 encodes MTVMPSSADIMDNSHSQTVLSCLNEQRTKGVFCDVTIVVEDTKFKAHKNVLAASSAYFKNLFSSQELWLVGHILELPDFKADVFAEILHFIYSSKVVVKGSERVKDLVDGGKRLGISFLENLMPTPQQHIVSLDVLCSASPNSTRSLSPASSLSLSAGFHNLKAEACNSVCDKGSEEFQPANGPRITNAFSIFNMQEGSDLYFPLDLTANVNKKVAESDKLPMVCVPQDTTRAQQKPAQTFAEHSYAVFSSRKDQQNGEHHGLQEVLQEKDSPLCNSSCTATGTGSRQDVHPDLQGQICKPSQPPQAATSTDFKVLRFNLNVLQTTSKSNPVGFVPVAEPLNEPTLNSQEASGRATDPEKCCPLAENISQTGPDAAWSEAAPESESQAAYSCKYCPRSFSTRVSLNVHSQIHTSLFEKPLSCRHCGKPFVHLKRLQTHEHLCRGPGSVAPDSESTDEQVENFSSDNEVARSEEDVNMISCTSESENSNKRSINLVRSRRGSSSPDPEHFVKVVDGHILYFCSVCKRSYVTLSSLKRHANVHSWRRSYPCHYCSKVFALAEYRTKHEIWHTGERRYQCIFCLETFMTYYTLKTHQKSFHGIDPGLPTNKKTANAGYRAKMYPFKLYRLLPMKLQKRPYKTYTRSSPENFNRNQTIRVSSNVDLGNISFGNPSSASEDLQDKLISSETIPSEHSLHFASAPDGRNGGEDAPPCLSGASDGQFNDPLLPWSSTENEAHHGENHCVEIEQQCLATDVNTAGPSVINYGHTAPSVIMHSNRVSSVIKHGNAFSSVIAYSGGNDGYQTCPKTSVSSDPSDTKTRKNMAKESLKLQNKGSYRKTVESAKGSGQLSGPGAAHKNRSSTFSEGSRTETYIAKPACPGTSADNQVAPLCQITVKIADKAVVQRHIASSKLFGRKGRKPKWMVSKEEKVAENFKMEEDEDQNMKSAGCPDPAGSNADPAGGIETCDEMSDHDSNDKLWRPYYKYKPKKKAKAFHKMRKSRWKRQHGSKDHNLPESISSTTEEKDVPEEIAHNNITSDDSQNWSNQLDNRVKPVEEKLESNLKWGATKKPYSCTLCAKLFSNPSTLKTHLRCHTGEQPFSCETCGRRFSVQGNLHKHKRIHLGMKEFVCMYCDKAFTLSETLKTHERIHTGEKRYRCHFCPQRFLYLTTKKNHEQKHLEKKRAQQEGKEHVCFQCFKICKTAAALGMHQKKHAVKPSAQKDSQVLLDFKDDQHTNLKTESKHKSGAEAEDEYPLPTTSGNDDQMNCSLSTEPLLPATQPELAPVPQQNNCVAYPWTAAAHNVGPRHLQRTLPENSEKTWKVHQQSLDINLPLCTNSSYNPHDSSHGDDERLAFYQRASEMFYSHQVEGIVYKAM; translated from the coding sequence ATGACTGTCATGCCATCAAGTGCAGATATCATGGACAACTCGCACAGCCAGACTGTCCTTAGTTGCTTGAATGAACAGCGCACCAAAGGTGTATTCTGTGATGTCACCATTGTTGTGGAAGACACAAAATTTAAAGCCCACAAGAATGTTTTGGCAGCATCCAGTGCTTACTTTAAGAACCTTTTTTCCAGCCAAGAGTTGTGGTTGGTCGGTCATATCCTTGAATTGCCTGACTTTAAGGCAGATGTGTTTGCCGAAATATTGCATTTCATCTACAGCTCAAAGGTGGTTGTCAAGGGATCTGAGCGAGTGAAAGATCTTGTGGATGGTGGAAAAAGGTTAGGGATATCGTTTCTGGAAAACCTGATGCCCACGCCCCAGCAACACATTGTGTCTCTGGATGTTTTGTGCAGCGCGTCTCCCAATTCCACTCGATCGCTTTCTCCtgcttcttccctttccttatcagCGGGTTTCCACAATCTGAAAGCGGAGGCCTGCAATTCTGTCTGTGACAAAGGCAGTGAAGAGTTTCAGCCTGCCAATGGGCCCCGCATCACAAAtgcattttccattttcaacatgcAGGAAGGCAGCGACTTGTACTTTCCACTTGACTTAACAGCCAACGTCAACAAAAAAGTAGCAGAATCTGATAAGCTGCCCATGGTATGTGTTCCCCAGGATACAACTAGAGCGCAGCAAAAGCCTGCTCAGACATTCGCTGAACATTCCTATGCTGTGTTCTCCTCCAGAAAAGATCAGCAAAATGGTGAACACCATGGTCTTCAAGAAGTTTTACAAGAAAAAGACAGCCCTTTATGTAACAGTAGTTGCACTGCTACTGGCACTGGAAGCAGGCAGGATGTTCATCCTGATTTGCAAGGCCAGATTTGCAAGCCGAGCCAACCACCCCAAGCTGCCACTTCAACTGACTTCAAGGTTCTACGATTCAATTTAAATGTTCTGCAGACCACAAGCAAAAGTAATCCAGTAGGCTTTGTGCCCGTGGCTGAGCCATTAAATGAGCCAACCTTGAATTCACAGGAGGCTTCAGGTAGAGCTACAGATCCAGAGAAATGTTGCCCTCTTGCGGAAAATATCAGCCAAACAGGGCCCGATGCTGCTTGGTCTGAAGCGGCGCCAGAATCGGAAAGCCAAGCTGCTTACAGCTGCAAGTACTGCCCGCGGTCCTTCAGCACTCGGGTTTCATTGAATGTCCACTCCCAGATCCACACGAGCCTCTTCGAAAAGCCCCTGTCCTGCAGGCACTGTGGCAAACCGTTTGTTCATCTCAAGAGGCTCCAGACGCATGAGCACCTTTGCAGAGGGCCAGGATCCGTTGCGCCTGACTCCGAGTCCACAGACGAGCAAGTGGAGAACTTTTCCAGCGACAATGAAGTCGCCAGGAGCGAGGAAGATGTAAATATGATTTCCTGTACTTCAGAATCGGAGAATTCCAACAAGCGCTCGATAAACTTGGTACGGTCAAGGCGAGGTAGCAGCTCACCAGACCCAGAACATTTTGTAAAGGTTGTTGACGGACACATCTTGTATTTTTGCAGTGTTTGCAAGCGCTCCTACGTAACCTTGTCCAGCTTGAAGAGACATGCCAATGTTCATTCTTGGAGAAGAAGCTATCCCTGTCATTACTGCAGTAAAGTATTTGCTTTGGCTGAATATCGCACCAAACATGAAATATGGCACACTGGTGAAAGGCGCTATCAGTGCATCTTTTGTTTAGAGACCTTCATGACCTATTATACTTTGAAAACCCATCAGAAGTCTTTTCACGGTATTGACCCAGGTCTCCCCACAAACAAGAAAACAGCCAATGCTGGATACAGAGCCAAGATGTATCCATTCAAACTCTACAGGCTTCTACCTATGAAGCTGCAAAAGAGACCCTACAAGACTTACACGCGATCAAGTCCAGAAAATTTCAACAGGAATCAAACTATCAGAGTTTCTTCAAATGTTGATCTCGGTAACATTTCCTTTGGCAATCCGTCGTCTGCTTCAGAGGATTTGCAGGACAAGTTGATCTCTTCGGAGACCATTCCTTCAGAACACTCACTTCATTTTGCGTCAGCTCCGGATGGGCGGAATGGAGGAGAAGACGCACCACCTTGCCTGTCAGGAGCTAGTGATGGCCAATTCAATGATCCCTTGCTTCCTTGGTCTTCCACTGAAAATGAAGCTCATCATGGTGAAAACCACTGTGTTGAAATTGAACAACAATGTTTAGCCACTGATGTTAATACAGCAGGTCCTTCTGTTATTAACTATGGGCATACAGCACCCTCTGTGATAATGCATAGCAACAGGGTTTCTTCCGTTATAAAGCatggaaatgctttttcttctgtCATTGCATATAGTGGTGGTAATGATGGTTATCAAACGTGTCCTAAGACCAGTGTTAGCAGTGATCCTTCAGATACAAAAACAAGGAAGAACATGGCTAAAGAAAGTCTTAAACTACAGAATAAAGGTAGTTATAGGAAAACTGTAGAATCAGCCAAGGGAAGTGGACAGCTTTCAGGACCAGGAGCTGCACACAAGAACCGTTCAAGTACTTTCTCCGAAGGAAGCCGGACAGAAACCTACATTGCAAAGCCTGCCTGCCCTGGAACCTCCGCTGACAACCAGGTAGCCCCTCTCTGCCAAATTACTGTGAAAATTGCTGATAAAGCAGTTGTGCAAAGACACATTGCCAGCTCCAAACTGTTCGGTAGAAAGGGCCGGAAGCCAAAATGGATGGTGTCAAAAGAGGAAAAGGTGGCTGAAAATTTCAAGATGGAGGAAGATGAAGATCAAAATATGAAGTCAGCTGGCTGTCCTGATCCTGCTGGAAGTAATGCGGATCCTGCAGGAGGCATAGAAACGTGCGATGAAATGAGCGATCATGATTCAAATGACAAACTTTGGAGACCGTACTATAAGTACAAGCCAAAGAAGAAAGCTAAagcatttcacaaaatgagaAAATCTAGGTGGAAAAGACAGCATGGATCTAAGGACCATAACCTTCCTGAGTCTATATCTAGCACAACTGAAGAAAAGGATGTTCCTGAAGAAATTGCTCATAATAACATTACTAGTGATGACTCCCAAAACTGGAGTAATCAGCTTGATAATAGAGTAAAACCTGTTGAAGAAAAACTAGAAAGTAACCTGAAATGGGGTGCAACTAAAAAGCCTTACTCATGTACCCTTTGCGCAAAATTATTTTCAAACCCTTCTACTCTGAAGACACACCTAAGGTGTCACACTGGTGAGCAGCCATTCTCCTGCGAAACTTGTGGACGCCGATTTTCAGTCCAAGGAAATCTCCACAAACACAAACGCATTCATCTGGGTATGAAAGAGTTTGTTTGCATGTACTGTGACAAGGCCTTCACTTTGAGCGAGACCCTGAAAACGCACGAGAGGATTCACACGGGCGAGAAACGGTACCGTTGCCATTTTTGTCCGCAACGTTTCCTTTACCTGACGACAAAGAAAAATCATGAGCAGAAGCACTTGGAAAAAAAACGTGCTCAACAGGAAGGGAAAGAACATGTATGCTTCCAGTGCTTTAAAATATGTAAAACTGCAGCTGCACTTGGTATGCACCAAAAGAAGCACGCAGTAAAGCCATCTGCTCAAAAAGATTCTCAGGTATTGTTGGACTTCAAAGATGACCAACACacaaatttgaaaacagaatcCAAACATAAAAGTGGAGCAGAGGCAGAGGATGAATACCCTCTGCCAACCACATCTGGAAATGATGACCAGATGAATTGTTCGCTCAGTACAGAGCCATTGCTTCCCGCCACCCAACCTGAACTGGCACCTGTACCACAGCAGAATAATTGTGTTGCATATCCATGGACAGCTGCTGCTCACAATGTGGGACCACGTCACTTACAAAGAACGCTGCCAGAGAACAGTGAGAAAACGTGGAAAGTTCACCAGCAAAGTCTAGATATAAATCTGCCTCTTTGTACAAATAGTTCATACAATCCGCATGACAGTAGCCATGGAGATGATGAAAGACTTGCTTTCTATCAACGTGCTTCCGAAATGTTTTATAGCCATCAGGTGGAGGGGATAGTGTACAAAGCTATGTGA